In one window of Dromaius novaehollandiae isolate bDroNov1 chromosome W, bDroNov1.hap1, whole genome shotgun sequence DNA:
- the LOC112985200 gene encoding alpha-N-acetylneuraminate alpha-2,8-sialyltransferase ST8SIA3 — protein sequence MRSCKMVRVASVLGLVMLSIALLILSLISYVSLKKDNIFGAPRSAGAGGPRMYMFHAGFRSQFALKFLDPSFVPITNSLTHELQEKPSKWTFNRTAFAHQRQEILQHVDVIKNFSLTKNSVRIGQLMHYDYSSHKYVFSISNNFRSLLPDVSPILNKHYNICAVVGNSGILTGSQCGQEIDKSDFVFRCNFAPTEAFQRDVGRKTNLTTFNPSILEKYYNNLLTIQDRNNFFLSLKKLDGAILWIPAFFFHTSATVTRTLVDFFVEHRGQLKVQLAWPGNIMQHVNRYWKNKHLSPKRLSTGILMYTLASAICEEIHLYGFWPFGFDPNTREDLPYHYYDKKGTKFTTKWQESHQLPAEFQLLYRMHGEGLAKLTLSHCA from the exons ATGCGGAGCTGCAAGATGGTCCGGGTGGCCAGCGTGCTGGGGCTGGTGATGCTCAGCATCGCGCTGCTCATCCTCTCCCTCATCAGCTACGTCTCCCTCAAGAAGGACAACATCTTCggcgcgccccgctccgccggcgcgggggggccccgcatGTACATGTTCCACGCGGGATTCAG GTCCCAGTTCGCCCTGAAGTTCCTGGACCCCTCGTTCGTGCCCATTACAAACTCCCTGACCCACGAGCTGCAGGAGAAGCCCTCCAAGTGGACGTTCAACAGGACAGCGTTCGCGCATCAGAG gcAAGAAATCCTTCAGCATGTTGATGTAATAAAAAATTTTTCTTTGACCAAGAACAGTGTTCGGATTGGACAGCTGATGCACTATGATTACTCCAGCCATAAGTATGTTTTTTCTATTAGCAATAACTTCAGATCACTGCTTCCAGATGTGTCACCGATCCTGAATAAGCATTATAACATTTGCGCTGTGGTTGGCAATAGTGGAATCCTGACTGGGAGTCAGTGTGGACAAGAAATAGAcaaatctgattttgtttttcgTTGCAATTTTGCTCCAACTGAAGCTTTCCAAAGAGATGTTGGAAGGAAAACCAATCTTACAACCTTCAATCCCAGCATCCTGGAGAAGTATTACAACAATCTTTTGACCATTCAGGATcgcaacaacttttttttaagtttaaaaaagctTGATGGGGCCATTCTTTGGATCcctgcttttttcttccacacATCAGCAACAGTCACAAGAACACTGGTTGACTTCTTTGTTGAGCACAGAGGGCAATTAAAAGTCCAGTTGGCTTGGCCAGGAAATATAATGCAACACGTCAACAG atacTGGAAAAACAAGCATTTGTCACCCAAGCGGCTGAGCACAGGTATTCTCATGTACACCCTTGCTTCTGCGATATGTGAAGAGATTCACTTGTATGGATTCTGGCCGTTCGGATTTGATCCCAACACCAGGGAAGACCTCCCCTACCATTACTATGATAAGAAGGGAACGAAGTTTACGACCAAGTGGCAGGAGTCccaccagctgcctgcagagttcCAGCTGCTCTACAGGATGCACGGTGAAGGACTGGCCAAACTCACCTTGTCGCATTGTGCCTAA